Proteins from a genomic interval of Spea bombifrons isolate aSpeBom1 chromosome 4, aSpeBom1.2.pri, whole genome shotgun sequence:
- the LOC128492866 gene encoding aldo-keto reductase family 1 member C15-like, whose protein sequence is MDLNSESFIVMNDGNKIPAIGFGTYAPDNFPKSLAEEATKVAIDVGYRHIDCAFIYGNEAEVGRAIKAKISDGTVKREDIFYTGKLWNTFLNPDLVRPALERSLKDLEMDYMDLFIIHLPFGLQPGGDLMPVDENGHFIFHNVDLRDTWEALEQCKDAGLVRSIGVSNFNRRQLELILNKPGLKHKPVCNQVECHIYLNQKQLLAFCQSHDIVLVGYGILGSSRDEGWFDQNAPFVLEDPVLKAIAKKRMKSPAQVALRYHLQHGVVVLAKSFNPVRIKENFQVFDFLLTAEDMEALDALNRNMRYIPATRFKTHPNFPFHDEY, encoded by the exons TTCCCTAAGAGCTTGGCCGAAGAGGCTACCAAGGTGGCTATCGACGTTGGGTATCGCCACATCGACTGCGCCTTTATCTACGGTAACGAGGCAGAGGTTGGTCGCGCAATCAAGGCAAAGATCTCAGACGGGACGGTGAAAAGAGAAGATATATTCTATACCGGGAAA CTCTGGAACACGTTCCTCAACCCTGATCTTGTTCGGCCGGCTCTAGAAAGGTCTCTGAAGGACCTTGAGATGGACTACATGGACCTCTTCATCATCCACTTGCCGTTTGGCCTGCAG CCGGGTGGGGATCTGATGCCTGTGGATGAAAACGGGCACTTTATTTTTCATAACGTCGATCTGCGTGATACGTGGGAG GCTCTGGAGCAGTGTAAAGACGCGGGGCTGGTGAGGTCCATTGGGGTCTCCAACTTCAACCGAAGGCAGCTGGAGCTGATCCTCAACAAGCCGGGACTGAAGCACAAGCCGGTCTGTAATCAG GTGGAATGTCACATCTACCTGAATCAGAAACAATTGCTGGCGTTCTGTCAATCTCACGATATCGTTCTCGTAGGATACGGCATACTGGGGTCCAGCAGGGACGAGGGATG GTTTGACCAAAACGCCCCGTTTGTCCTTGAGGATCCGGTGTTAAAGGCCATTGCTAAAAAGCGCATGAAATCGCCTGCCCAGGTAGCCCTGCGCTATCACCTGCAGCACGGCGTGGTAGTCCTGGCGAAGAGTTTCAATCCCGTCCGGATCAAAGAAAACTTTCAG GTCTTTGACTTCCTCCTGACTGCAGAAGACATGGAAGCCCTCGACGCCTTGAACAGAAACATGCGCTATATTCCGGCAACGAG GTTTAAGACCCACCCGAATTTTCCTTTCCACGACGAGTActaa
- the LOC128492865 gene encoding rho crystallin-like — MSLTKDTRVTLNDGNAMPILGLGTYASSDVPKSVGEEATKIAIDLGYRHIDCAYIYGNEVQIGRAIRSKIADGTVKREDIFYTGKLWCTFFSPELVRKGLEQSLSDLQLDYLDLFIMHWPFSLKPSGAEQPTDLDKAFAYDNVDFLSTWEALEACKDAGLVKSIGVSNFNRRQLERLLSKPGLKYKPVCNQVECHVYLSQSKLQAFCKSHDIVLVAYSVLGSHRDKNWVDLSTPVLLEDPVLAQVAAKHNRSPAEVAMRFVLQKGIVVLAKSFSAERLKKNLGMFDFELTPEDMSTLEGLNQNLHYGPFKELKEHPEYPFHDEY, encoded by the exons ATGTCTCTCACTAAGGACACGCGTGTCACGCTAAACGATGGCAACGCCATGCCAATCCTTGGCTTGGGAACTTACGCCTCCTCTGAT GTACCTAAAAGCGTTGGAGAAGAAGCTACCAAGATAGCAATCGATCTCGGCTACCGGCACATAGATTGCGCCTACATTTATGGCAACGAAGTACAAATTGGCCGAGCCATTCGCTCGAAGATCGCAGATGGGACAGTGAAACGAGAGGACATATTCTACACGGGGAAG CTTTGGTGCACGTTTTTCTCTCCGGAGTTAGTCCGCAAAGGACTGGAGCAATCTTTAAGTGATCTTCAGCTCGACTACCTGGACCTGTTCATAATGCACTGGCCGTTCTCCTTAAAG CCTTCAGGTGCAGAGCAGCCCACTGACCTCGATAAGGCTTTTGCCTACGATAACGTGGATTTTCTTTCCACCTGGGAG GCTCTGGAAGCGTGTAAAGACGCGGGTCTGGTCAAGTCCATTGGGGTGTCCAACTTCAACCGCAGGCAACTGGAACGTCTTCTCAGTAAACCGGGACTTAAATATAAGCCGGTCTGCAACCAG GTGGAATGCCATGTATATCTGAGTCAAAGCAAACTGCAGGCATTTTGTAAGTCCCACGATATAGTTCTGGTTGCATACAGCGTCCTGGGCTCACACAGAGATAAGAACTG GGTGGATCTCAGTACTCCTGTTCTGCTTGAAGATCCAGTGCTAGCCCAAGTAGCTGCAAAGCATAACCGCTCCCCAGCAGAGGTGGCCATGCGTTTTGTTCTTCAGAAAGGGATCGTTGTATTGGCCAAGAGTTTTAGCGCAGAACGCCTCAAAAAAAACCTTGGG ATGTTTGACTTCGAGCTGACTCCAGAAGACATGAGCACACTTGAAGGACTTAACCAAAACTTACACTATGGACCTTTTAAAGA ATTGAAGGAACACCCGGAATACCCATTCCATGATGAATACTGa
- the LOC128492864 gene encoding aldo-keto reductase family 1 member C1-like — protein MSSSSDLRVPMNDGNKIPVIGFGTYAPEYIPVAESEEATKAAIEVGFRHIDGAHLYGNEKEVGRAIQEKIADGTARREDLFYTGKLWSTFHIPDQIQSHVKQSLQTLQLDYMDLYLIHWPCALKPGGDLMSLDENGKLMLDTSVDLRDVWEALEQCKDAGLVKSIGVSNFNRRQLELILNKPGLKHKPVCNQVECHPYLNQSQLLEFCKSKDILLTAYSVLGSHRHKTWVDQNSPVLLEDPVLISIGKKYNKTSAQVALRYQIQRGVVVIAKSYNPQRIKENFQVFDFQLSSEDMKLIDGLNRNLRYVGLPVLADHPQYPFHDEY, from the exons ATGTCATCCAGTTCTGATCTACGAGTCCCGATGAACGACGGAAACAAAATCCCTGTAATAGGGTTTGGCACCTACGCTCCAGAATAT ATTCCTGTAGCTGAGAGCGAGGAAGCCACAAAAGCTGCGATAGAAGTTGGCTTCCGCCACATCGATGGGGCCCATTTGTACGGCAACGAGAAAGAAGTCGGGCGGGCGATCCAAGAAAAGATAGCCGACGGAACCGCCAGAAGAGAGGACCTGTTCTACACCGGAAAG TTATGGTCGACCTTCCATATTCCGGACCAGATCCAGTCTCACGTGAAGcagtctctccagaccctgcAGCTGGATTATATGGACCTCTATCTCATCCACTGGCCGTGTGCACTAAAG cctggAGGAGATCTCATGTCTCTGGATGAAAACGGGAAATTGATGCTTGATACGAGTGTTGACCTGCGCGATGTTTGGGAA GCTCTGGAGCAGTGTAAAGACGCGGGGCTGGTAAAGTCCATTGGCGTCTCCAACTTTAACCGAAGACAGCTGGAGCTGATCCTCAACAAGCCGGGACTGAAGCACAAGCCGGTCTGTAATCAG GTGGAATGTCACCCATACCTCAACCAGAGCCAACTGCTGGAGTTCTGCAAGTCTAAGGACATCCTCCTGACAGCATACAGCGTGTTGGGGTCACACAGACACAAGACATG GGTGGACCAGAACTCCCCGGTGTTATTGGAAGATCCGGTGTTAATTTCAATcgggaaaaaatacaataagaCATCAGCCCAGGTAGCTCTCCGCTACCAGATCCAGAGAGGGGTCGTGGTCATTGCAAAAAGTTACAATCCACAGAGGATCAAGGAGAACTTCCAG GTCTTCGATTTCCAGCTGTCCTCAGAAGACATGAAGCTGATCGACGGACTCAACCGGAATCTACGATACGTGGGGCTACCTGT ACTTGCCGACCACCCACAGTATCCTTTCCACGATGAATACTAA